Genomic segment of Umezawaea sp. Da 62-37:
CAGGCGCATCAAAGCCGGGTGCTGCCAAGCGGATTCACTTCGCGGTTGGAGCGGGCAGCGGGCTCGCTGACCGAGGCCGCCCTGGCCGCTGTGGAAGAGCACCACGAGGCAACTGAGAAAGCGGCACACGTTCGCCGGTTGCGGGCAGCTTTGCGGCTGCGGCGCTGGCTAGAGTCACCACCTCGAGACGTGCCGAATCTTGTGTCAGCGCTGCGAGAGCACGCTCGCGAACTGTCGTGGGTGGACTCGGAGCTGGGCCAGGTACGTCAGGGGTCAGCCAATCCGTTGGTGGCACGAGCCCTCGACAAAATCGCCGAGAAGGCGGGTGCACGGCGAGCGGACCTGGACTTTCAGTTCGCCCGTGGACTGCCCGAAGCAGCGCAGACGTGCCCGGAGGAAGTCTGTGCGGTCGAGACGTTCCTGCCTCGAGTCGTGGCGCCACTCGCACGCAAGCACAAGGTGCTCATGATCGTGGTCGACGGCATGTCCGGTGCTGCGGCCGCCGAGATCGCGAGTTCGATAGCGGACAACCGAAGGTTGGGATGGACCGAGGTGGTGCGGTCGGTGGATGGCGGCCGCGAGACCATCCTGGCTGCTTTCCCTACGGAGACCACCTACAGCAGGACGGCGCTCCTGACCGCCTCATTGACGAGCGGAACGCAGGACGACGAGCAGCGCGCGTTCGCCAAGCACGGCTTCTGGCCACCGCGAACTCGCGCCGTTCTGGTGCACAAGGCGGGGCTCGGTGGTTCGGCGGGCCGGGACCTCGGTGCCGAGCTCGACGCGGAGTTCTTGCCACGCAAGGAACCGCAGGTTATGGCGGTCGTTCTCAACACGGTGGACGATTCGCTTGGCCGCGGTCGGCAGTCTGACGACCCGTCGTGGAAGTACGCCGATGTCGCAGGCCTGCCGCAACTGCTTGACCGGGCGGCTGAGGGCGGTTGGGTTGTGGTGCTCACCAGCGATCATGGTCATGTGCTGGAGCACGGCTCGACTCATCGGCCGGACAGTACGGGCGGCGCGCGGTGGCGCCTCCCCGCTGGAGAGACCCGATCCGACGAAGTGCTGTTGGCGGGACGCCGCGTGCTGGTTCCCGGTGGAACCGCGGTACTCCCGACGAGCGAATCCGTTCGCTACGGCGCGCGCACCCCCGGCTACCACGGTGGAGCCTCGCTCGCCGAGGTCGCCATCCCGCTGGTGGTTCTGCTTCCGCCTGGGGTCAACGAGTTGGAGGGGTGGGCGGTGCACTCTCTCGGGGCACCGGACTGGTGGACTGGACGGGCGACCGCGACCGCGCCTCGGAAGCGACTGGTCACCACCGGGTCGTCTCGTCGCAACGAAACCGTGATCGACCAGCCCGACCTGTTCTCAGACGGCGGTCCTTTGCTCTCCCGCGGTTCGCAGCTG
This window contains:
- the pglZ gene encoding BREX-2 system phosphatase PglZ, whose amino-acid sequence is MTAADLGSAIENAVTSRVGDVIRSIDHGSSRSPVGKQVVIGIRTRGEPAWTTAGTNEVQGHPVRYVACPSVLSVLEALAEAPPVTSAYSVLVVLTDRDERELGDAVVARLHYERLHDVSKYTLLQDLLRARQLDAQLRGSDNVWLVDALVDLARAGELSGTVGLAFGRDVALGHVVRHRLSVDPLTLDLGRLITALDDVSTRLRWRELTGEERRGLTEHLVDRLGRAAEVVLRLATARDDVVAELLVSDVLARSPEDDPKATQAFGAFVHSRFGAEAPARKDLAAAGAHAVELAIQADTDHLWQQIRYADTVLAQLNGTAQAHQSRVLPSGFTSRLERAAGSLTEAALAAVEEHHEATEKAAHVRRLRAALRLRRWLESPPRDVPNLVSALREHARELSWVDSELGQVRQGSANPLVARALDKIAEKAGARRADLDFQFARGLPEAAQTCPEEVCAVETFLPRVVAPLARKHKVLMIVVDGMSGAAAAEIASSIADNRRLGWTEVVRSVDGGRETILAAFPTETTYSRTALLTASLTSGTQDDEQRAFAKHGFWPPRTRAVLVHKAGLGGSAGRDLGAELDAEFLPRKEPQVMAVVLNTVDDSLGRGRQSDDPSWKYADVAGLPQLLDRAAEGGWVVVLTSDHGHVLEHGSTHRPDSTGGARWRLPAGETRSDEVLLAGRRVLVPGGTAVLPTSESVRYGARTPGYHGGASLAEVAIPLVVLLPPGVNELEGWAVHSLGAPDWWTGRATATAPRKRLVTTGSSRRNETVIDQPDLFSDGGPLLSRGSQLIASDTFVNTHKGQPVNRVLKPDVFRDTVDAVLSAGGRLPVADVLQAAGTPGRNPRGLVAALGRVLNIDQFPVVDLIDNGRTVVINPKLLDEQFPVEG